In Chitinophaga oryzae, the sequence TGTAATAGGTGGTGGGCACCAGCATATATTCGCAAACACCTCGCTGCTGGAAGATCTCTGCGCAAAGCGCCACCAGATAGCAGCCGTTGTCCAGTTGAAAAGCCAGCAGATCATAGGGCTGGAAATAGAAGCGGGTGACTTTCCGGTATTTTTTTCTTGCCCTGACTTTCGCGTTAGGCTGACTGATCTTTTTCCAGTAGCGGTCCAGTTCTTTTTGCCGCGCTTTTCCATCGGGGCCATCAGGGTCCCATGCTTTGATGAAAGCGCCTTTATCAATAACAGACCTGATGAATGCCAGTTTGTTTCCATCCATCAGGCCCGTTTCCCAAAGGGCAAGCCCGCAGGCGGTCACATACAGCTCGTAGTCCAGCGCATCTCCGCTGTATTCTTCATTCTCCAGCGGAAACGTTGTCTCGATGACGGAGAGGTCTTCCCCGCCGTCGTACATGTCCATGAAGCCTCCGTAAACATCGTGGGCCGTGTCGCTGTCAATAATCTTAACACCATCAATTGCCATTGCAGTACAGAATTTTTTGCAATGGCAAGTTAAGTAAATTAGATATTGATTGCACCCTGACCGGTAGCGATGAGGTAAGCATCTTTCAGTGCTTCTGCATAAGTGGGATGTGCGTAGCAGGAACGGATCATTTCCTCCGCCGTCATCTCCTGTTCAATAGCCAGCACGGATTGCGCTATCACATCTGCCGCGCGGGGACCGATGATATGTACGCCCAGTATCTCTCCGTATTTCGGCGATACCAGCACTTTCACAAAACCGTCCGTGTCCATGGAAGCACGGGCACGGGCGCTGGCCATGTAAGGGAATTTGCCGGCTTTGTATTCCACGTTCTGCGCTTTCAGTTGTTCTTCCGTAGCACCGACCGCCGCCACTTCCGGCCACGTATATACGACGCCGGGCACCAGGGCATAGTTGAGATGCGGGTGCAGGCCGTGTATCGTTTCCGCGGCGAAAACGCCCTCCTCTTCTGCTTTGTGGGCCAGCATAGGCCCGTCGATCACATCGCCGATGGCGTAGATGTTGGGCACATTGGTCTGCAGTTTTTCGTTGACGGTGATCTTCCCGTTTTTCGCGGTCTGAATACCGGCGGCCTGTAAATTGAGCCCGTCGGTATAGGCCCTTCTGCCTACCGCCACAAGGCAATAGTCGGCCTTGATCTCCTGTGGTGCGCCCTGCTGGTCCAGGAATTTCACCGTAGCAGTATCGCCGTTATTGACTGCCGATTGCACCTTGCTGCCCAGCAGCAGGTTGATCTTCAGCTGGCGAAGCGATTTCTGCAGCGCTTTGCCCAGCTCGCGGTCCATGGTGGGTATCAGGTTGTCGGTATATTCTATGATGGTAACGCTGGTGCCTATACGTGCATAAACGGACGCCAGTTCCACACCGATCACGCCACCGCCGATGATCACCATGGAGGCTGGCTTCTCCGGCAGGGACAGGCTTTCCGTGGAAGTGATGATTCTCTTTTTATCAATGGCTACCCCCGGGATGGTAGAAGGTTTGGAACCGGTAGCGATGATAAAGTAACGGCTGGTTAATACAGCTTCCGTCTTATCGGCAGCAGTTACTTTCAGGTGCGTGGCGTCTGTAAAGCTGCCTACACCGTGGTATACCTGTATCTTGTTTTTTTTCATCAGGTATACCAGCCCCGCCGTATTCTGTGCTACCACCTCTCCCTTGCGGCGGATAAACTGGCCGAAGTCGAGACTGATGCCGCCGGTATTGATACCATGCGCTTTAAACTGCACTTCCGCCTGATGGTAGTGCTCGGAGCTGTCCAGCAATGATTTGGCGGGGATACAGCCTACATTGGTGCAGGTGCCGCCGAGGGTGCTGTATTTCTCTACGATAGCCACCCGGTAGCCCAGCTGGGAGGCGCGGATAGCGGCTACATAACCACCGGGGCCGGAGCCGATCACCACAACGTCATATTGATTTTCCATATACTTTAAATTAATCTGGAAGACAAAATTACTATTTATATACCAATCGGTATATTTTTATTTTGATGGATGTGTTTTGACGAAATTGTGGTAAAAATAAAGGGGCATCAAGAATAACTACACCTTCGGACTACGTCAATGAATAAACGTACCCGCAGGTAAATTATCTTGATACCCCCCTTATTAAATCTCGGTGTATTTAACCGTCACCACCGGTGTTGTTTGTGTCACCTTTTGCAGGTAAGGCTGGTAGCGGAAAACATCCGACGCGTCCTTGTAAGCGAAATCAAACTCCTGGATATACCCGGAGGGAAAATTGCCTGACCGGTCGAGCAGCTCACTGAACTGCTCCTTATAAGCCCTGCGTTGTTTCTCCTTCAAAACGGTTTTCCAGTATTTCATCGCTTCAAAACGCGATAACCGTCTGCCTGCGCCATGGGAGCAGGAATACAGCGCCTCGGCCGCACCCGGCAGGTAACCGGCTTTGGCCAGCAGGCTGCCCCGGGACATAGACAGCGGGATCACCACGGTCCTGCCCTGCTGCAGCTCTGTGCTGCCTTTGCGGTGCATGATCTCCTTGTCGGAGAACCGCAGGTGATTGTGAATGGAATCTTCCAGTTGATACGGTGTTCCATACAACACGCCTTCGTCGCCCAGGTCTTTGTAGTTGCGCTGCAGGTAGCCCTTGTCGATAGCGCCCTTGTTACATTTCAGATAATTGGCGTTCTGTAAAAAGATCATAGTCTTCACACAGAAATTTTTACGCCTTTCGTATCCGAATTGCAGGATGTCCTGGTAGTACCGGAAAAAATCCGGCTGTACAAAATCACGATGCACATAGTCCACCTCCCGGCCGTATGCCTGCGAGAAATCGCGGGTCAGCTGTATACAGTGCTGATACAGCGCAATGCCCCTGTCCCGCGTACCGGTATGGCATATAATATATACGGCGTCGTTATCTTCCTCTATGGAGAGGAAATGGTTACCGCCACCCAGACCGTCGTCGGTCATCTGGGTGTGGGCCTGTGCAAACGCCCGGTAGTGGGCATCTTTATCGAATGGCCGCAGCCAGTGCTGTTTATCGGTTTTAAGATACATCACGCCGCACCCGATATCCTTACCGGTGATCAACGGGTAGAAATAATCGCTGGTTTTAAATGCCACGCCTACCGGCAGGGCCTTCTCGGCGCAATAGTGAATATCCGTAAACGCGCTGATGCCGTCTACAAACGGTTTTTGGGAGTACTGCTGCAACTGATCCATAGCGTTGCGCTCAACACTATGTGCATCACAATAGAATGCAATAGATCGCATGTTCTTTAATTTGGGTAAAAAAGATTAGTTCGTGGGGCGTTGGTTAACATCTGCCCCTTTCAGAGATGTCAGCAGCAGCGCAAAGATAGGTAATTATTTTAAACAATAAACTTTTTACTCATTCGTCTTCAACAACAAGACATTTACCTCATGCAATCGCTCCGCACTTTCTTTGCTCAGCATCACCCGCTGAAAGCCACTACCATGCGGCAGGCAACTGCTTTGTTCTCGCCCGCCACACTACGTAAAAACCACTTCTTCATCCGTGAAGGTGAAATCGCCAGAAACCTGGCTTTCCTGGAAAGCGGGATTGTACGCGGTTTCTACAGAAAAGACAATGGCGAAGAATTCAACAAAGTATTGTTTTCCGCCCCCTCCTTCATCGGTGACTATGCATCGCTCATCTGCGGCAGACCGGCACTGGTGTCCCAGCAGGCGCTGACAGACGCCCGCATATGGGTGGCCGACTACCGGCAGTTTACCCTGCTTTATGAAACATGCCCTGACCTCGAACGTTTTGCACGCAAATGGGCAGAAGCAATTTTCGTCCAGAAAGAACAACGGGAAATAGAACTGGCATCCCTCGACGCCGCCCGCCGGTATCATAATTTCCGGAAAGCATTCCCCGAGGTGGAACAGCAGATACCACAATATCATATCGCCTCCTGGCTGGGCATCTCCCCTTCCCACCTCAGCCGCATCCGCCGGAAAATCACCGTTACCTGATTTCTTTACCTATGTCAAGGGATTTATAAAGCCCCGGGGATAGTTTTGTGTTTCAATATCAATACTATGAACTACACGATTATTCTTTTGGTGAAAGCTACCCCGCAATGGCTGACGCTCCCACGGCTGCAGCGCGACAAGTTTGTGCAAACGGAAGTCCGGGCCGTTCTGGACAAATTTGCCGGCCAGTGCAGCATCCGGCTATTTGACTGCGACTTTACCCATGCGCATGTTTCTGATTTTATGATCATTGAAACCGCTAACCTGGAGCAATACGGCTACCTGATAGGTTATCTCCGGGAGTCCAAAACACTCGCGGCGCCCTATTTTGAAATAAAGGACATCATTATCGGCGTTCCCAATAATTTCAGGGGATCTATGGATATCGATGATATCAGGCAGGCGGTGTAACTAATGCCCCGGTATGATCTGTAAACCGGCAGGATCTTTCGCCGCAGGGTGTTCCAGGGCCCACACCCTGGCGAAGTGACGGCCGTTGTCCCGGATATAGAGGTAATATTCGTAGTCATTGCGGAAATAACTGAACATGGCATAGGTGGGGCGATACTGTTTCATGAACGCTTCCAGCGCTGGTGATTCAAGACCGGTAATCTTCTTCACCAGCGCTTTATTAAAACGATGGTCCACATATTTTTCCTGCTCATCCCGCTCGAGCAGTTCCCGGAAAGCCTCCATGCGCTTTATTTTTTTCGCATTAAAGATCATATCCAGGTTGATGCCCACGCCACCCGGACCACTGGTGCCTCCGAGTAACGAGGGCGCATAATCAAAAACTTTCCGGTATTCGTCACGGAATGCCGCGGAGTCGGCAGAATAGTCTTTTAACCGGTTCGAGGAAACCACCACCGTGGGCAATGTAGTGACATCCACATGCAGTTTCATATCAAACGGGCGGTTGGGATGGATCTCGTTAACAGGGAACTTCATCGTGGCCTTTCCCTGGTAAGAAAAACTCAGGGAGTCTGCCAGCGTAAGCCGGATCACATAACGCCCCATCGAATCCGTCACAGTGCCCGCGCCCGAAGTGCTCATTACACTTACCCCGGCATCCCGAAACGGCCGGAACGGTCGTATATCGTTCCGCTCACACGTACCTGCGCCCTTGCCGCCAACTGCAACAAGAGCATTAACAGGAATAATATCAGCCATCTAAACGGGTTATAAGTGCTCATTTCCGCCTCAATCTAACACAGGATCAATACATAAGCAAACCGCCCGGCAAACATTAACAAAACGTTGTATCTGTCGGCAGGCTTGCCAGGCTTGCATCCTGGTCTTACTTTTTCGTTTTTCTATCGATCTTGTCTTTCAGGGAAGCTATCTGCGCAATACATTCTTCCAGCCGCTGGTAGTGAACGCTGCCATCGACAGCCAGGTCTTTTTTGGTGACCTCCACACCGTCGAGAAATGCCTCCAGGAAGGAAAGATAACGGGGCTGCTGCCCGTACAGCGCTTCATACATCTCCTCGTTCAGCTTGTCTCCTTCCTTGCGGAGATCATTGCTTACCAGGTCGCTCACGTCCCGCATATGATTCATCACCGCGCTCATTTTGGTCTTGAGGTCTTCCAGGCGGTCCGGGTCTTTCTTACCCGGTGCGATATTATGGCGAAACAGGCTGTCAGACAACTTCTTCCGTGTTTTCATATATACCTGCAGGTCCTCTTTCAGGTCGCCCAGGTGCCGGCTCAGGTCTTCGCCTTTTTCCGGTTTGTAATATTTGTCAACATCATTGTTTAGGTGTTTGACCCATGTCAACAGACCGGTGGTCATGTCCGATACCGGCGGAGTGGCCGTTTGTGCCCCGGCCTGGCCGGCCATCGCCAGTTGCAGTACCAGGGCCAGTGCTGCGCAAATTTTGCTGATCGTCATATTCTTTTCGGGTTGTTCATTTGCTGTACAAGATAGTAAATCTGCCGGTTTATGGGCCTGCCTGCCCGACCAACCGGCCATACAAATCGCTTTTTGCCTATTTTTATACCCTGAATGAACCATTCCATGCGAACCACCCTTCTTTTTCTTTGCTGTGTTTTTTTCACCACCGTGCTGAAAGCGCAAAGCCCGACCGACAAGCGGTACCTCGACAGCCTCGAATCCGTTTTTGCCCGGGCGCGTACCGACAGCGAAAAAATACGCGCTGCGGTGCTGATATCCAGCTACTGGGTGTATACCGATACCGTTAAAGCAATGGCCATCATAGACAAAGTTGAGCCCCTGGCCAAAGGCAAGCCTTACTACGAAGGCCTGCTGATTTCCGTGCGCGCCAATGCCAGCGTGTTTGTCGATGATTTCGAAAAAGGACAGCAACGGCTGATGGCGGCAGAACGCATCTTTGAAAAACAGGAGACACCTGAAGCTTACGGCCAGCGGGCACGCCTCTGGTACAACTACGCCTTTATCGAACAACGTCAGGGACACGACAAAGAATTTCTCCGTATTATACTGGAGCGTTGTATCCCCTACGGAGAGAAGTCAAAGGAAAACGGGCTGTTGTCCCAGTATTATTCCGCCGTGGGGGTGGCTTTTATGAACGAACGTGAATACGACAAAGCCATTCAATACCAGCAAAAAGCCATCGACAGATATAAGGAAGAAGGACAGAAAGACGATTTCATCATCTGGAACTACCTCCGGATGGCTACCTGCTATATCTATAAAAAGGACCTGCCGAAGGCAAAACAAAACCTGGACATCGTGTCGGCGATGCCCGAATCCAAAGAAGAGCGTTCCTATACCTCGCTCTACTATACCACCTATGCACAGTATTACGGCGGCATGAAACAGTTCGACGCAGCGCTGCAGGCTATTGACGCCGGCATGAAAGCGGCGCAACATCTCAACCAGGGCCATCGCTACAGCGCCCTGCTGTACCAGAAATATTCCCTGCTGAAAGACATGAAACGCTACCGGGAAGCCAAAGCAATACTGGTCACGCTTTCCACCGATCAAACTTTCATCGGCCACGAGAAAAACCAGCTGACGCTCAAAAAAGAAATGGCCGAGATCATGGCCAGCCTCGGTGACTATAAAGGCGCCTATGAGATGATGATGGCGCACAAAGAGCAGAATGACAGCGTCAACAACCAGGTGGTGCGCAGACAGGTGGAAGAACTGGAAATTCAATACCGTAATGCAGAGCACGAAAAGAAAATAGCCGTACTGGAATCGGAAAAAAAGGAAGCCGCAGCCAGGGCCCGCAACCAGGCGCTGTTCAACTGGCTGCTCAGCACCGTGGCGCTCATCCTGCTGATATTGGCCGCTTTCTCCTGGCTGTTTTACCGCAACCAGAAAAAACTGTCTGCCCAGGAAGAAGTCAACCACCGCCAGCAAGTAAAAGAAATGCAGCAACAGCAGCAGTTGGTGGCCACAGAAGCCATGCTGGAAGGCGCCGAACGCGAACGCCGCCGGGTGGCCCGGGAACTGCATGACGGCCTGGGTGGCCTGTTGTCGGGCATCCGGATAAAACTGAGCGGTGTGTCGCGGTCCGACGAAGAGCTGGATAAAATCATTCACCAGGTAGACAATGCTGTGTCCGAAGTGCGCCGCATTGCCCACAATATGATGCCGGAAACCCTCGCCCGCTTTGGCGTGGAGACAGCCCTGCAGGAACTGTGCGACTCGCTGCAGACGCCACAGACCGTCATTCATTTCGAAGCTTTCGATATCCGGAAAGACATGCCTGTTTCTGCCCAACTGGCCATTTACCGCATTGTACAGGAAGCTCTCTCCAACGCCCTGCGGTATGCTGACGCCAAAAACATTGTCGTGCAATGCAGCCAGAACGGGCACACGTTTTTTATCACAGTGGAAGACGATGGTAAAGGCTTTGATCCCCGGCGTCCGCAACGTATCGGAATCGGCCTCACCAGCATGGAAAACCGCGCCCGCTACCTCAACGGTAGACTGGAGCTCGACAGCCAGCCCGGCGCCGGCACTACCATCCATGTGGAATTGGACCTGGAGACAAAAAGCAGGGAAATCAATACCTTACAGGAAGTCTGAAAAATATTTTCTTCCAGGTGTCCAAATCCGGGTAACCGGCTGCGTCATAGTAGCAAATTCGACTTAATCCCGCCACACTGGTGGTACAATTGAAAGCACCCGCAAAAATATAAGGACGATGCAGGAATTTTTAGTGATCATCCGGGGCGGAAAAGACCCTGGCCTCGGCTCCGCGCAGGAAATGCAGGAACATCTGCAACACTGGCAACGCTGGCTGGGCGAACTGATGGCCTCCGGCAACTATGTGGCCGGTCAGAACCTGGAACCGCAGGGACTGACAGTACTCAGCAACGCCACGGTTACCGACAGGCCGCTGGCAGAAGGCAAAGAACTGGTAGCAGGCTACCTCGTGTTGCGGGCCGATAGCGCCGCTGCCGCAGCAGAACTGGCCAAAGGCTGTCCGGGCCTGCCTTTCGGCTGTACGCTGGAAATACGTGGCATCAGACAGTTACATTAACCATGACCGCCTCCCAAAACATCGACCAGGCAGTAAACCATCTTTTCAGACAGGCGTCCGGAAAGATG encodes:
- a CDS encoding carboxypeptidase-like regulatory domain-containing protein — translated: MADIIPVNALVAVGGKGAGTCERNDIRPFRPFRDAGVSVMSTSGAGTVTDSMGRYVIRLTLADSLSFSYQGKATMKFPVNEIHPNRPFDMKLHVDVTTLPTVVVSSNRLKDYSADSAAFRDEYRKVFDYAPSLLGGTSGPGGVGINLDMIFNAKKIKRMEAFRELLERDEQEKYVDHRFNKALVKKITGLESPALEAFMKQYRPTYAMFSYFRNDYEYYLYIRDNGRHFARVWALEHPAAKDPAGLQIIPGH
- a CDS encoding tetratricopeptide repeat-containing sensor histidine kinase; the encoded protein is MRTTLLFLCCVFFTTVLKAQSPTDKRYLDSLESVFARARTDSEKIRAAVLISSYWVYTDTVKAMAIIDKVEPLAKGKPYYEGLLISVRANASVFVDDFEKGQQRLMAAERIFEKQETPEAYGQRARLWYNYAFIEQRQGHDKEFLRIILERCIPYGEKSKENGLLSQYYSAVGVAFMNEREYDKAIQYQQKAIDRYKEEGQKDDFIIWNYLRMATCYIYKKDLPKAKQNLDIVSAMPESKEERSYTSLYYTTYAQYYGGMKQFDAALQAIDAGMKAAQHLNQGHRYSALLYQKYSLLKDMKRYREAKAILVTLSTDQTFIGHEKNQLTLKKEMAEIMASLGDYKGAYEMMMAHKEQNDSVNNQVVRRQVEELEIQYRNAEHEKKIAVLESEKKEAAARARNQALFNWLLSTVALILLILAAFSWLFYRNQKKLSAQEEVNHRQQVKEMQQQQQLVATEAMLEGAERERRRVARELHDGLGGLLSGIRIKLSGVSRSDEELDKIIHQVDNAVSEVRRIAHNMMPETLARFGVETALQELCDSLQTPQTVIHFEAFDIRKDMPVSAQLAIYRIVQEALSNALRYADAKNIVVQCSQNGHTFFITVEDDGKGFDPRRPQRIGIGLTSMENRARYLNGRLELDSQPGAGTTIHVELDLETKSREINTLQEV
- a CDS encoding YciI family protein, producing MQEFLVIIRGGKDPGLGSAQEMQEHLQHWQRWLGELMASGNYVAGQNLEPQGLTVLSNATVTDRPLAEGKELVAGYLVLRADSAAAAAELAKGCPGLPFGCTLEIRGIRQLH
- a CDS encoding RtcB family protein; this encodes MRSIAFYCDAHSVERNAMDQLQQYSQKPFVDGISAFTDIHYCAEKALPVGVAFKTSDYFYPLITGKDIGCGVMYLKTDKQHWLRPFDKDAHYRAFAQAHTQMTDDGLGGGNHFLSIEEDNDAVYIICHTGTRDRGIALYQHCIQLTRDFSQAYGREVDYVHRDFVQPDFFRYYQDILQFGYERRKNFCVKTMIFLQNANYLKCNKGAIDKGYLQRNYKDLGDEGVLYGTPYQLEDSIHNHLRFSDKEIMHRKGSTELQQGRTVVIPLSMSRGSLLAKAGYLPGAAEALYSCSHGAGRRLSRFEAMKYWKTVLKEKQRRAYKEQFSELLDRSGNFPSGYIQEFDFAYKDASDVFRYQPYLQKVTQTTPVVTVKYTEI
- a CDS encoding darcynin family protein, whose amino-acid sequence is MNYTIILLVKATPQWLTLPRLQRDKFVQTEVRAVLDKFAGQCSIRLFDCDFTHAHVSDFMIIETANLEQYGYLIGYLRESKTLAAPYFEIKDIIIGVPNNFRGSMDIDDIRQAV
- a CDS encoding Crp/Fnr family transcriptional regulator, which codes for MQSLRTFFAQHHPLKATTMRQATALFSPATLRKNHFFIREGEIARNLAFLESGIVRGFYRKDNGEEFNKVLFSAPSFIGDYASLICGRPALVSQQALTDARIWVADYRQFTLLYETCPDLERFARKWAEAIFVQKEQREIELASLDAARRYHNFRKAFPEVEQQIPQYHIASWLGISPSHLSRIRRKITVT
- the lpdA gene encoding dihydrolipoyl dehydrogenase, with the protein product MENQYDVVVIGSGPGGYVAAIRASQLGYRVAIVEKYSTLGGTCTNVGCIPAKSLLDSSEHYHQAEVQFKAHGINTGGISLDFGQFIRRKGEVVAQNTAGLVYLMKKNKIQVYHGVGSFTDATHLKVTAADKTEAVLTSRYFIIATGSKPSTIPGVAIDKKRIITSTESLSLPEKPASMVIIGGGVIGVELASVYARIGTSVTIIEYTDNLIPTMDRELGKALQKSLRQLKINLLLGSKVQSAVNNGDTATVKFLDQQGAPQEIKADYCLVAVGRRAYTDGLNLQAAGIQTAKNGKITVNEKLQTNVPNIYAIGDVIDGPMLAHKAEEEGVFAAETIHGLHPHLNYALVPGVVYTWPEVAAVGATEEQLKAQNVEYKAGKFPYMASARARASMDTDGFVKVLVSPKYGEILGVHIIGPRAADVIAQSVLAIEQEMTAEEMIRSCYAHPTYAEALKDAYLIATGQGAINI